Part of the Drosophila pseudoobscura strain MV-25-SWS-2005 chromosome 2, UCI_Dpse_MV25, whole genome shotgun sequence genome, tcttagaatacagctcctgtgtatggtgcagtacaaagtacaccaggaccgtatagaatcagtacagaaaaactttttactctttgctctgcggggccttaactgggatgcgggtgtaagactcccatcttactctagtagactattattagtaaacctcccatccttagttaaccgtagaaaaatgcttggtgtgatatttatgcacaacttgatcaggggtgacatagacagccctgatctgttgagccgcataaacttcacgattcctattagactgactagaaactttataccgttgttccttccactttgtagatcgaattattccttgcatgaaccgtttagggtcttatgctcggattataattccctctaccatattatatcctccactaattctcttcctcttattaaattactaatccttacacacctttctagtaattagtaaatgtagtggtatttgtattttgtattttattgcatgcttaatttcttaataagtttagtgctaattttcctcgaatgttagtctaatatctatctttcttgcatgctcgcgtttggttcggctacgcaccgcgcgtcatgcggcagtgcccctcggtcggttgggcgggaggtgggctgcgttttgcctgggatccgcgcgtaacagccttctgctgatgtcacacgggccacttgacggtgcagtaattgcatcgcctcttgatagatgcagtcattgcatgtcaacgtccataataaatttcgcctcacccccttccccctcaccagaaaggacgaaaattttttgcatccacaatattgcagatttgagaaaactaaaatcgcagaatcatagataatgaccatgtcgattagattgctgaatctggatcagatcagagcatttttatagccacaagaacaaatcaatttgcagtggctacgcagcgcccgacgtcacgctcagactgattttctgtctctctcgcacgcactctttgtcgtgtcgtttaatattagcggcgtctgccggaggagagccatactgacttagtatcgggtataactgtagagttgcggtgtccggagcaactcacagcgttccccctcgtttgtcGGGTCTTTTTTAAAAGGAACAACAAATGCCGAGAAAGAATAGCGGTACAAGAATATGGacagatggaaatggaagagGAATAAATGAATGGTGAGTGAAATttataattgtaattgtaGAACTTAGAAGATAACCGACTTTAGGTATTATTTACGATTCCACGTCAAAGTAAAGTTTTTCTATCTTCGTGCTTTCCTTCTCTCCTTTTCAACTCTTGGCCTTCCACAGCTTGCAGCGCAGCGCAGTTCCCGTCGGCAAAAATATACGCTGATCTGCTATCAttccctctcgctctgcctACTTGAAGATAACCCTCTCTCTGCCCGCTAAGCTTTGGGTTCTGCCCACTCTTCGATGGCTTAGCTTACGGTTCTGCCCACTCTTCGGAAGCAGAGCTTAAATTTCTGCCCACTCTTCGGAAGCATAGCTTAGGGTTCTGCTCACACTTCGGAAGCTCTGCTTCCAGTTCTGCCCACTCTTCGGGTATTCTGTCTCTCCCACTCTGCATTGCTGTAGGAGCTTCGGGTCGGTCGCGGGGCGCTTGCGATGTTGTGTTTTTGGTGCTTCTTAGTTTTCGCCTACATGGGAAGGCAATAAGGAATCGGataaaaagaatataaaaCTATATTTTATACATGGAAGATATATCCCTATCGAAAGCAGTCCCGAagatgtacatatttgtacgCCATCAGAGCAAAAAATGTATCTGGCAGTCAATAAGTCCATTCTGATTGACAATTAAAATAGTTAAACTGCCATAACAAATTCCATGTTGATGTAACACATTTCAAACAAACAATAGGGGCCATTGCCATGGTatggtatttcttttttttgttgcatcgAATTGTGCAGTCGGCCGGGTcaataaatatgcaattaaTGTGCAAAAATCAACATAATCAAATTACGACAGCCGGTTCGATTGactaaattgaatttataatGATGGAGCAGCGGCGCGGCAACAGAACGGCAACGAGAAACCATTCGCAAATGCCGCACATTCGATGCTGCCGGGGATAATCAGTTTAGTATTTTGTAATGCCTGGAAAGTACGggtctcgtgtgtgtgtgtgtgtgtgtgtgtgtatctctgtGGCTGCCATGCAAATTATTCGCTAAACCATCGATGCAACCGCAAAAAATagaaacacgcacacacaaaacaaatagaaacaACATTTTATGTTGCATTAACGCTTTAATCTGTACCGCTTTATACTTgcatttgaaattaaattaaaggcattttcatttgctgaaaacaaaaaaaaacaaaaaaacacataaaaaaaacggtatttgcatttgcaataTTTGTATAATGCTCCACCTTCTGGCCTTTATTTATTGGCGTTAACTTGTGCAAAATGTTAACatttaatcaaatcaaaacaagCTAACAAAacccccctccaccaccccCCAGCCATACAAAAAGCAcggcaataaatatttgattggtTTTCATGGGGCGATTTAAAGCAAATATGTATTCCGGaaaaaatagataaaaacCCATATGCATATAATTAGTTGCTAAAATTTGATTTGTACAGAGAGAAAACATTTTATAAGGAAATTGaaaacgaaattaaatttaaatggaaatggtaCAAAATTTGACTAAATGAAAAAGTCTGGCCGAAAGAGAAAAATGTGGCCAAATGAAATGTGAGAGATTTATGAAATTATAGACATACCGCTTTTATCTGTACAAAAgtacaaaaataccatttaaaattccattttaaaTATCATTTCAATTaagggaaagaaaaaaagaaagaaattttCTAAAATTTCGACAAAGATAATTTTGTTGGTAGCAAATCGAAAGAGAGGACAAAATTGGTTAACTAGAAATTCCGTAGCTGTCTCAAAAAAGCCACAGGATACACAAGAACCGTAAAGGTAAACGGTAAAATGCCAATGGAAACGACTACGAagtaaatcaaattaaatttcggAATGTTTTCTGAAGGTATTTCCAAGAGGAGGCTATGACACAAAACTCGATGGCTAGACCCACATTCCTGTGGCTTTATGGCCTATTACCCAGTGTGCCAGTGTCCTGTACTGTCCttcaaattaataaaatgcatgggtggagggggggtgtgGCCGGGGGGCGTCCAAGGCTGTTCTGTTGATTAGTGGCAGAGATTTTCCATGCCACATTCCATGGGTGCAAATTGATTCAATTattggcatttaattaaatgcaaatacgAGGCTAACAAAAGCTACTAGCTATTCCATCGCTCTATACCCTCTCTTTGGGCAGCTTTTTGTGACAGTTTTCTACCTTTTGTGGAGGGAAGGGGCTCCCCTCTCccgtctctctttctctgattcgtggctctccctctctccccctttgGTCGGCGGTCCACCTTTTTAAGAACTTCATTAAAAtgccagcagccgccgccaaGAGAGGcagaccccgaccccgaccccgaccccgaccccgatcCCTACCTCGAGAGCCCCgtaaccgaaaccgaaaatattttctacatttcattttgtcaaatttaaATGCCCCTTGACACAAAAGCCCCCCTTTctgcctccctccctcccaccgAACTAAtctcagatacagatacacaatCCCTATGCTCCCCTGAAGGATCCACTCCATTGCCATGTAATTGTTGTCCGTCGTGTGAAGGAGCAGGCCCCTGCAGTTATTTGCATTCAAATCGCAATTTTTGTCTCATTAGAAAGTATGCGGGGTACCATGGAcggggcagggagggggggaaattGGGGGAAGACATTGTCGTTACATTCTTGGCCCTCGAAGCAGCCAGCACCAGTCGGACGGACGCTTAAGTGTCCCAAAGTTGGGGGCGGTCCGGCAGGCCACAGAGCTAACTGAATGCCAACAAGTCGGAAGAGACACAGAGGGTGGGGGGGGACTCCCACTCTATACAGTGGTGGGGGGTTGGGAGCGACTACGGAGACACACAGTGGGGACATTCAGTCGTTATCGCCTCGGGGCTTTAGTTTAATTTCACTTCAATTTTCATTGTACAATTTTCGCATTTTTCGATACGTTTCCATGGGGTATGGGGTGtttgggggggttggggggctgtctgtctgtctgtctgtctgtctgtcagggCTAAGGGTTGCTGCTGTCTGGCTGACTGGCTTACTGGCTGCTTTTGCAATTTGATATTGCCTTTTAAGTAAACGTAAATCAATATCCAAATGCCTTTCGGATTTAAGTTTGCAgtcgccaaaaaaaaaacgaggggaaacgttgtgagttgctgcggacaccgcaactctacggttatacccgatactaagtcagtatggctctcctccggcagacgccgctaatatttaacgacacgacaaagagtgcgtgcgagagagacagaaaatcagtctgagcgtgacgtcgggcgctgcgtagccactgcaaattgatttgttccttttggctataaaaatgatctgatctgatccagattcagcaatctaatcgatatggtcattatctatgattctgcgtttttagttatctcaaatctgcaatattgtggatgcaacagattttcgtcctttgtgggggcggatgggggtggggcgaaattctgagatatacgttttatagtgacatcttaaaggagtgtgtgtaccaaatttggttactctagccttaatagtctctgagatttgtggttgcctcagattttcgtcctttgcgggggcggaagggggtgtggcgaaatttggacaggaaatggtcaaggtccgatatcacaggagtgtggataccaaatttggttgctctggcttttataggttctgagatccttgaactcatattttgcaattggcaaaaccgaccatgaaacctgtgtgttagagtgagacagagcgagaaagagtgaaattgttttcgtgattctggctgtaataattatacgatctggttcagattttgcactctagaagatatagtcatcttctacgattctgcgttttcagttttctcgtatcgtcgaaattgtggatgccacagattttcgccctttgtgggggcggaagtgggcggggcaaagttttaaatatttttggagcagtgacatatcacagaagtctggatccaaaacatcgttgctctatctcttatagtctttgcgcattaggcgctgaaggggacggacagacggacagacggacagacggacggacggacagacggacagacggacatggctcaatcgactcggctattgatgctgatcaagaatatatatactttatggggtcggaaacgattccttctggacgttacacacatccacttttaccacaaatctaatataccccaatactcattttgagtatcgggtataaaaatgaatggaaataACATGGAACAAAACTTTCATTTATAGAAAACCGGGCCTTGGGAATGCTCTATTTTACTAGAAATGATTTATGATATATAGGAGACTGTAGATGATATATTCTTTGATTTGGATTCCTCATAAAGGGATCTAGAATTGCTTTAAGCAGTTATTTGATTCCCCTAGCCTTTCCTTTGAAGATTTGTTCGTTTATTTTAGTTTCAAATTATGGTTTTTGGTggaaaattctaaaaaattaaactaaaaatatataaaaaacccTAGTAATGCCTAAAAATAGCCACACccatattttaataaaatatgcGATTTCTAAATACGAAAatagtgaaattaaataaaattcactttgatttaaacaaaagtaacagcaaacaataaattgttttaattttttataatcaaatacaAAGGCTTtgctaacaaaaaaaaaagaacattttaaagaaaaatatattaaaaatatttctaagGTGTCccaatatttaaaatacaaagaaaaatattttaaaatacatataatgtATTACACTTTTcggaattttattttaacgaaatataaaatatttattctaCATAAAAATGTTCTACATcaaatttatacatatatcaaatttattggtattggtattacAGATACTTACAAATacttattatacatatatttttgtatagtattatttatttttttatattattatatatttatattattatatatttgtatatattatatttatattattattttttattgaaatactataaaaatatatatttaattaaaaaatgatatatatttaaatcgCTTATTTTCATATCAatagaaaaacttttgcaaatctattataaattatttaatctAAAAACAATTTCCCTGAATGAAAATTCGTCTCTTAGGGAGTTATAAAGTCACCGCGTTTTTTTCCAGTGCATTCTATAAAGAGctaccctctctctctctctttctctctctcactctctctggaaGCTTCATCAAGCAAATTTCTGCAATGATGATGAATGAAACAAGAATATTATTCCCCcatctattttttgtttttctcctctcggtttttaattttccaaagTGAAAAGCAAATTTTGTCACAAAATTTGTctcctttttctttctttttctgttattGGTTTTGAGAGTCGCGATTTGATGGAGACGAAGCCTGGGGTTCAGGCTTTAGGGGTGCCAtggaatgggggggggggagggttaATGTTAATGCTAATAaattatacgacagccttggAAAATTCGAAAAATCCCAGCAACCGACaaacgacgacaacgacagatcctcaaacgaaaatttaattgaaaaactgttttcctttttctttttttttttttttagcgcGTTTTGCATATAAATCAGCGAGAAATGAAGGGggccccacacccacacccacacccacacccacccccaacccccaccatGTGTCCATCGTTAGGCGGGGCACCCATGTTCGCGTTTCCTctccttcctctccctctccctctctttctctctgcatTTGGGCAAACAAATGCGACGCGACTCGCACAGGTCACTGGATATTCAGAGCAAACTCTTGCCACACATGctacacacatgtgtgtgggcGTATGCCACGCCTAGTTCATGTAAGAGCTTCGCTTCCCGTAGAGCTCTTTCAATTAGCAATTTGTCAGCTGACATTCAACGGCATCCCAGAAGCGGCACATTCAAATTATTCTCTAAAAATATCCCCCATATATCGTATGTACCGTACCCTTCATTCCCATACAAACAAATCTGttgtaattcaattaaaaaactagaaaataaaatacaacaacaacaaaaaatatgtatatatttgtataaatatttccataaacaaaatgtcgctgccgctgccgccgaaaactggaattcatttaaatttcgTGTTCATTTCCCACTTTTTccacccctccctccctctgccATCTTCCCAGCCGAGTTATAGCTTGATGGATGCCTCACTGCTGGTTGCATCAACAGCTCAAATATGCAACgagatttaattaaaaattcggcagatttttatttttttttttaatttagttGAGGAGATGTTGACAAAATTTTCGACCAATTTTGAAGGGATTTGTTCGGGGTGCTTTTCATGGATTGGTGGATATTAGAAGACGTGAAATCCACAGAGGAATGGTAAGCTTTGAAAGCATCGATACTCGGTTTTCAATGCCTTTTTGTCGTAggatatttattgaatttcccACCTAAAGATCTTTGAAACttttttaaaatacattttcttcaatGAATCGAATCTTCAAACAATCTTCAAAGCAAaacataaaatacatatttaaaaaatattaaaaattgaatttatagaacaaatataagaaataatacaaataaaatataatcaaTGATATAaacaatattataaataatataaaaatattaaaaataatacataaaaaaaataaaacatgaGCCCCCTCCAGGATACCGCCTAAACCTAACGTAACCTAagtaaaatacataaatgattaaaaaataaaatcaacttaaaataaaatttactGAATCGCcaaaactcacacacacaatgccTGGCAGCGGTCATCTCACGTTTTTCGGGTTACAAATTCACTTTTTACTTACGGCCACCaaccattttccattttcctgcAGACCCAAAAAAAGGCGGCTAATTAAAACCCATTGACCGTGATGATGTACACCCTCGCCCCCCCCCCGTGACGACTAAGGGCAATGGAGCCATGGGAGTGAGAGATGGGAAGCTAAGTGAGAGCGGataaggcagaggcagagggttAGAGCTAGTAGCCTCTGTGACTTAATCTAATAAAACATCTCTACAAACAGGGCTCAAATGTTTGGGCCTCCTAAATGACATATTTGATGTACATATTCAATACTTTCGTTCTTTGTATCGAGTGGCATATTCCGGTGACATTTCGttctcttttctttcattGTCAGATTGAAAATTTCTTGATTGAATAATTGTATTAAATTTAGTTTGACTCGTGAAATCAAAATGTGTTacgaaagcaaagaaaaaaatgcaTATTTCGTCGCATATTTTGCGCTAACCTATTCGTTTGTGGACATGATTTTTCAATTCATAAAACGTAAGCAAATAATCTTTATATGTGAACGATGCATAGTGTAATTCCCCGTGCAATTCCCTAGAATCTGAACAGTGGTTTTTGGTGATTTACATTGTGACCAGTTGTGTGGTTATCCTAGCCGCCATTGTTCTGATCGTAGGAATTCATTATGCAAGTACATGCCTCCACTCCCCCCCCGCCCCTATTATTCCTATTTCGTAAACAGGAAAAGAAGTTTCTTGTGATGGTATGGATCGTGGTAGCGATCGTGTGCGGAGTCATTTTTATCGCTGCATACATCATACTTCTAACGAAACTTTCTGAAACGGCTGACATTGTTAAGACCTCAGTGCAAATTTCCTTCCGCCTCGGTAAGCCTACCGTCAATTTCATTTGCAGGTCCCTAAGGAATACCTCTTTCACTT contains:
- the LOC26533304 gene encoding uncharacterized protein, with amino-acid sequence MCYESKEKNAYFVAYFALTYSFVDMIFQFIKQSEQWFLVIYIVTSCVVILAAIVLIVGIHYEKKFLVMVWIVVAIVCGVIFIAAYIILLTKLSETADIVKTSVQISFRLVLFSLWLWISIVYYRTL